One region of Fragaria vesca subsp. vesca linkage group LG4, FraVesHawaii_1.0, whole genome shotgun sequence genomic DNA includes:
- the LOC101301667 gene encoding probable bifunctional methylthioribulose-1-phosphate dehydratase/enolase-phosphatase E1 1-like isoform 1 yields MAAVALNGVNLGTTSQAYLESKPVNDTKVLISDLCRQFYSLGWVSGTGGSITIKVHDESVPKPQQLVIMSPSGVQKERMLPEDMYVLSPTGTVLSSPSPKPYPNKPPKCSDCGPLFMKNVGKRRLISRGKRSWNLNYKAYEMCNAGAVIHSHGIESCLVTMINPSSKEFRITHMEMIKGIKGHGYYDELVVPIIENTAYEYELTESLAKAIAAYPKATAVLVRNHGIYIWGDSWISAKTQAECYHYLFDAAIKLNQLGLDWSTPLHGPLHVGSGKHRDVSVKAWTADPDNNSKPRRCIVLDIEGTTTPISFVTDVLFPYARDNVERHLSETYDSAETKDDIKLLRCQVQDDLEKGVAGAVPIPSDEAGKEEVVGALVANVESMIKADRKITALKQLQGHIWRTGFEKNELKGVVFEDVPEALMKWHDQGIKVYIYSSGSRLAQRLLFGYSNYGDLRKYLSGFFDTTVGNKRETRSYAEIAESVGVDRPSEVLFLTDVFQEAVAAKAAGLEVIVSIRPGNGPLPDSHGFKTITSFSEI; encoded by the exons ATGGCAGCAGTGGCACTTAACGGAGTGAACCTCGGAACGACGTCGCAGGCATACTTGGAAAGCAAACCAGTCAACGACACAAAGGTTCTGATATCCGACCTGTGCCGTCAGTTCTACAGCCTCGGATGGGTGTCTGGGACCGGTGGTAGTATCACAATCAAAGTCCACGATGAATCTGTTCCTAAGCCTCAGCAACTCGTCATCATGTCCCCTTCTG GGGTACAGAAGGAGAGAATGTTACCGGAGGACATGTATGTGTTGTCTCCAACTGGGACTGTGTTGAGTTCTCCATCTCCAAAGCCCTATCCGAACAAGCCTCCCAAGTGTTCTGACTGTGGTCCTCTCTTTATGAAG AATGTAGGCAAGAGGCGATTGATTTCGCGGGGAAAAAGGTCATGGAATCTCAATTACAAG GCATATGAGATGTGCAACGCGGGAGCTGTTATTCATAGTCATGGCATAGAATCATGTCTTGTAACCATGATCAATCCATCATCCAAAGAATTTCGA ATTACTCACATGGAGATGATCAAAGGAATCAAAGGGCATGGTTATTATGATGAACTTGTGGTCCCGATAATAGAGAATACTGCCTATGAGTATGAGCTCACAGAGTCCCTTGCCAAAGCT ATTGCAGCATACCCTAAAGCAACAGCTGTGCTTGTTCGTAATCATGGCATCTATATATGGGGAGACTCATGGATAAGTGCTAAGACTCAG GCCGAATGTTATCACTATCTCTTTGATGCTGCTATCAAACTTAACCAGTTGGGTTTGGATTGGTCTACTCCACTTCACGGTCCTCTACATGTAGGAAGTGGTAAGCATAGAGATGTATCTGTTAAGGCATGGACTGCAGATCCAGATAACAATTCTAAGCCACGG CGTTGCATTGTTCTTGACATTGAGGGGACTACTACTCCCATATCATTTGTGACTGATGTTCTCTTTCCATATGCTCGCGATAATGTAGAGAGGCATTTGTCTGAAACATATGACAGTGCAGAGACAAAGGATGACATAAAATTGTTGCGGTGCCAG GTTCAAGATGACCTGGAAAAAGGCGTTGCTGGTGCTGTTCCCATCCCCTCTGACGAAGCTGGAAAAGAGGAGGTTGTTGGAGCTTTGGTTGCTAATGTTGAATCTATGATAAAAGCTGATAGAAAGATCACAGCGTTGAAACAATTGCAA GGTCATATATGGCGAACTGGATTTGAAAAGAACGAATTGAAGGGTGTAGTCTTTGAGGATGTACCAGAAGCTCTCATGAAATGGCATGATCAGGGCATAAAG GTGTACATATACTCCAGCGGTAGTAGGTTGGCTCAAAGGCTTTTATTTGGGTACTCAAACTATGGGGACCTGAGAAAATATTTGTCTGGATTTTTTGACACAACAGTGGG GAACAAAAGAGAAACCAGAAGTTATGCTGAAATTGCCGAATCTGTTGGAGTTGATAGACCATCAGAGGTCTTGTTTCTGACAGACGTCTTTCAAGAAGCTGTAGCTGCAAAAGCGGCAG GATTGGAAGTGATTGTATCTATCAGACCAGGAAATGGGCCTCTTCCAGACTCTCATGGATTCAAGACAATCACTTCTTTCTCAGAGATCTGA
- the LOC101302444 gene encoding early nodulin-like protein 2-like, which yields MEFGRFLCLLFLVCLTCFLPATEGYKFYVGGRDGWVLKPSESYNHWAERNRFQVNDTLYFKYNKGSDSVLVVNKDNFFNCNTSNPIQKLDEGNSEFKFDRSGPFYFISGQDGNCANGQKLIIIVLAVRQRQTPPSAAPPQGSAPAPAPATAPSSSSSPSHAPSTNPVTSPVPAPAATTTPTSSPPSSVGTAPTPSGDTPSGDVMSPPPGSNQNSTAPKGNGAYGVTASSVLVSSVVVLVSLAFVSSFY from the exons ATGGAGTTTGGGAGATTTCTGTGCCTCTTGTTCTTGGTTTGCTTGACGTGTTTTCTCCCTGCAACAGAAGGTTACAAGTTTTACGTTGGTGGAAGAGATGGGTGGGTTTTGAAACCATCTGAGAGTTACAATCACTGGGCTGAGAGGAATAGGTTCCAAGTCAATGACACTCTCT ATTTCAAGTACAACAAAGGATCGGACTCGGTTCTGGTGGTGAACAAGGACAACTTCTTCAACTGCAACACAAGCAACCCCATTCAGAAACTAGACGAGGGCAACTCCGAGTTCAAGTTTGATAGGTCTGGACCGTTCTACTTCATCAGTGGCCAAGATGGTAACTGCGCCAATGGTCAGAAGCTGATCATCATCGTTCTCGCCGTCAGGCAGCGTCAAACTCCTCCTTCGGCTGCGCCACCACAAGGCTCAGCCCCAGCTCCAGCTCCAGCAACTGCTCCATCTTCATCATCATCACCCTCACATGCCCCAAGTACTAACCCAGTAACATCTCCAGTCCCAGCTCCGGCAGCCACTACTACTCCAACCTCGTCTCCTCCTAGCTCTGTCGGGACCGCACCAACACCGTCCGGAGATACTCCGTCCGGGGACGTGATGTCACCACCACCGGGGTCGAACCAGAACTCAACAGCACCGAAAGGAAACGGAGCGTATGGTGTAACGGCATCGAGTGTGTTGGTGTCTTCAGTTGTTGTTTTGGTCAGTTTGGCTTTTGTGAGCAGCTTTTATTAG
- the LOC101302153 gene encoding uncharacterized protein LOC101302153, translating to MSKDRLVKSVTKFADVQYKLFTKRYGQQLIDIFEFPIKLVLSPFTIAFDVAGSAQRGFGVPELISKLSCASIFVVATLGTYDIAMEMGKKVICQRNCETCNGWQALQCAMCKGSGRVHYQVKNYPLKSGERETAECVAAAIADNRAELVHLPSAIDLHTPLPSKDCLTCDGTGVMSCPECKNKLQVRISADDIMEPPWKAYNVMKKMDYPYEHIVDSMKDPSIAAFWLFTLPRVVGGYEYDDDVKQKLWWQYKESMRYDQLRDVVAKRKPGWEHLQEALISIDPARARDDPVIVKNVPFYKAKKALEAEVMKLNPPPRPQNWGELDLPLNASSWSKEDLKDPEKFYEMTVLLNAQREIADKMLDAQWETKWRQEKLNEMLAEKVRPYMQKIDNGTLSQPIILPQQDQNQKRNRLRRWWFF from the exons ATGTCAAAAGACCGCCTTGTAAAGAGCGTCACGAAGTTCGCTGATGTCCAATACAAGCTCTTCACCAAACGCTATGGTCAGCAGCTCATCGACATTTTCGAGTTCCCTATTAAGCTTGTGCTCTCTCCTTTCACTATCGCCTTTGACGTCGCCGGCTCCGCCCAACGTGGCTTTGGCGTCCCCGAGTTGATTTCCAAGCTCTCCTGCGCCTCAATCTTT GTTGTAGCTACTCTAGGGACTTATGACATAGCCATGGAGATGGGAAAGAAGGTGATATGCCAGAG GAACTGTGAAACCTGCAACGGTTGGCAGGCATTGCAGTGTGCCATGTGCAAAGGATCAGGGAGGGTGCACTACCAAGTGAAAAATTACCCCTTGAAAAG TGGGGAGAGGGAAACGGCTGAATGTGTTGCAGCTGCTATTGCTGACAATCGCGCTGAATTGGTTCATCTTCCATCTGCCATAGATCTTCATACACCATTGCCATCTAAAGACTGCCTGACCTGTGATGGCACG GGTGTAATGAGCTGTCCTGAGTGCAAAAACAAACTACAAGTCCGAATCTCTGCAGATGAT ATAATGGAGCCTCCCTGGAAAGCCTACAATGTTATGAAGAAGATGGACTACCCTTATGAG CATATTGTGGACAGCATGAAAGATCCCAGCATCGCTGCATTTTGGTTGTTTACCTTGCCTCGGGTTGTGGGTGGTTATGAGTATGATGATGATGTCAAGCAAAAACTTTGGTGGCAATACAAG GAATCTATGCGGTACGATCAACTTCGTGATGTGGTGGCTAAGCGAAAACCTGGCTGGGAGCACTTGCAGGAG GCGTTGATCTCCATAGATCCTGCTCGTGCGAGGGATGATCCTGTTATTGTAAAAAATGTCCCTTTCTATAAAGCAAAGAAAGCTCTTGAAGCAGAAGTCATGAAACTGAATCCTCCACCAAGGCCACAAAACTGGGGT GAATTGGACCTTCCATTGAATGCATCTTCCTGGAGCAAGGAGGATCTCAAAGATCCTGAAAAGTTTTATGAAATGACTGTTCTTCTTAATGCTCAGCGAGAAATTGCTGACAAAATGTTGGATGCTCAATGGGAGACTAAATGGCGTCAAGAAAAG TTGAATGAGATGTTGGCGGAGAAGGTACGGCCATACATGCAGAAGATCGACAATGGGACCCTCTCTCAGCCTATCATACTACCACAACAAGATCAAAATCAGAAG AGGAACCGACTTCGGAGATGGTGGTTCTTTTAA
- the LOC101301380 gene encoding uncharacterized protein LOC101301380 yields the protein MEYTSRPQEQIRDHHHHHHQKPPPSYSPLNSPTSNGSSNNNNNNNNHNNSGVQTPTTPKLMTPRSDSNPYATTFVQADSSNFKHVVQMLTGSSETTTKQQTNKDPSSLSSSPLSSSKNFTIPPVKTAPKKQQGFKLYERRSQNLKNSLMINTLMPNFAHHRTSSGFSPRHPAEILSPSLLDFPSLTLSPVTPLNDEHFDKSSSSPMGNSSSEEDRAIAEKGFYLHPSPRTSSSTPREPEPRLLPLFPVTSPRVSGSTTSTS from the coding sequence ATGGAGTACACATCAAGGCCTCAGGAACAAATCAGAGATCACCACCACCACCATCATCAGAAGCCGCCTCCTTCCTATTCTCCTCTAAACTCCCCCACCAGCAATGGCAGCAGCAATAACAATAACAACAACAACAACCACAATAATTCCGGAGTTCAAACTCCGACGACCCCCAAGCTCATGACCCCCAGATCTGACTCCAACCCTTACGCCACCACCTTCGTCCAGGCTGACTCCTCCAACTTCAAACACGTCGTCCAAATGCTCACCGGCTCATCCGAGACCACAACCAAGCAGCAAACCAACAAAGACCCCTCATCCTTATCCTCATCACCGCTCTCGTCGTCCAAGAACTTCACCATCCCGCCGGTGAAGACCGCCCCGAAGAAGCAGCAGGGCTTCAAGCTCTACGAGAGGAGGAGCCAGAACCTCAAGAACAGCCTCATGATCAATACCCTGATGCCCAATTTCGCCCACCACCGCACCTCCTCTGGGTTCTCGCCACGTCACCCGGCAGAGATCTTATCTCCGAGTCTGCTTGATTTTCCGTCGCTGACTCTCAGTCCGGTGACCCCATTGAACGACGAACATTTCGACAAGTCGTCGTCGTCGCCGATGGGGAACTCGTCGTCGGAGGAGGATCGGGCTATAGCCGAGAAGGGGTTTTACTTGCACCCTTCTCCGAGAACGAGCAGCAGCACTCCCAGAGAGCCCGAGCCCCGGCTTCTGCCATTGTTTCCGGTCACTTCGCCGAGAGTTTCGGGGTCGACGACGTCTACTTCTTGA
- the LOC101303027 gene encoding GDSL esterase/lipase At5g55050-like, which produces MAMEACSVSPTTFFTIFSIILSVFIAFSDAQSTVPAIYIFGDSLLDVGNNNYLTVSVAKANFPHNGIDFPTKKATGRFSNGKNSADFLAEKVGLPTSPPYLSLVSKSNKQKGSFVAGVSFASGGAGIFNGTDDEYRQSLPLTKQVGYYAQVCAELQQQLGTQAAQAHLAKSLHVVLIGSNDVFGYLDSSNTQKQYTPDQYVSLMLSTLKQHLQRIHSLGARKFVILGTGPVGCCPARRSKTGDCNELGNSISLKYSDGLKSMMQQLKPALGINYSFFETYSIFRNIVQTPSSYGFNETKAACCGLGYLNAKVPCLPVASYCSNRRDHMFWDLFHPTEATHKILVEHLFEGSAYSFPMNVKKLVSL; this is translated from the exons ATGGCCATGGAAGCTTGCAGTGTTTCTCCTACGACCTTCTTCACCATCTTCTCCATTATCCTTTCTGTGTTCATCGCTTTCTCAGATGCTCAGTCGACGGTTCCGGCTATTTACATCTTCGGAGACTCCTTATTGGATGTTGGTAACAACAATTACCTTACCGTCTCTGTCGCCAAGGCAAATTTTCCTCACAACGGTATCGATTTTCCGACCAAGAAAGCAACCGGGAGGTTTTCCAATGGCAAGAATTCTGCAGATTTCTTGG CTGAGAAAGTAGGGTTGCCAACTTCCCCACCATACCTGTCACTTGTATCAAAATCCAATAAGCAAAAGGGGTCCTTCGTGGCCGGAGTTAGCTTCGCCTCTGGAGGGGCTGGAATCTTCAACGGCACCGATGATGAATAT CGTCAGTCACTACCTTTGACAAAACAAGTAGGCTACTATGCACAAGTGTGTGCAGAGCTTCAGCAACAATTAGGAACTCAAGCTGCCCAAGCTCATCTAGCGAAATCTCTACATGTTGTTCTTATTGGAAGCAACGACGTTTTCGGCTACTTAGATTCATCTAACACCCAAAAGCAATATACACCGGACCAGTATGTCAGTTTGATGCTGTCTACCCTTAAACAACACTTGCAG AGAATACATAGTCTTGGTGCTCGGAAATTCGTTATTCTCGGCACTGGACCAGTTGGATGTTGTCCGGCAAGAAGGAGTAAAACAGGAGACTGCAATGAGTTAGGAAACTCCATCTCGTTAAAGTATAGTGATGGCCTCAAGTCAATGATGCAGCAATTGAAACCAGCATTGGGCATCAACTACTCCTTCTTCGAGACTTATAGCATTTTCCGTAACATCGTCCAAACTCCTTCTTCTTACG GATTCAATGAGACTAAAGCTGCATGCTGTGGCCTCGGCTATCTTAACGCAAAGGTTCCTTGTCTACCAGTCGCATCCTACTGCTCCAATAGAAGGGATCATATGTTCTGGGATCTTTTCCATCCTACAGAGGCAACTCACAAAATCTTAGTGGAACATCTTTTTGAGGGTTCCGCATACTCATTTCCAATGAATGTGAAGAAGTTAGTTTCTCTCTGA
- the LOC101302742 gene encoding TBC1 domain family member 22B-like: protein MRNNSNDNKSNQSSGGEDHHSQESSISTPESRFNQTLRNVQGLLKGRSMPGKVLLTRRSELVDQSNTQEPALNYARSFSYNDAETSVSISKALEEAFESPSEPNANESVNKLKISTSNVENTSKGPQKSVIGARATDSARVMKFTKVLSGTTVILEKLRELAWSGIPPYMRPDVWRLLLGYAPSNSDRREGVLRRKRLEYLDCVSQYYDIPDTERSDDEINMLRQISVDCPRTVPDVSFFQQEQVQKSLERILYTWAIRHPASGYVQGINDLVTPFLVVFLSEYLDGSVDSWSISDLSSDQISTVEADCYWCLSKLLDGMQDHYTFAQPGIQRLVFKLKELVRRIDEPVSRHVEEQGLEFLQFAFRWFNCLLIREIPFQLISRLWDTYLAEGDALPDFLVYIFASFLLTWSEELKKLDFQELVMFLQHLPTHNWTDQELEMVLSRAFMWHSMFNSSPRHLATG from the exons ATGAGGAACAACAGCAACGACAACAAGAGCAATCAAAGCTCTGGTGGAGAAGACCATCACTCCCAAGAAAGTTCCATCTCAACCCCTGAATCAAGATTCAACCAGACCCTCAGAAATGTTCAAGG GTTGCTCAAAGGTCGCAGTATGCCTGGTAAAGTATTGCTGACGAGGAGATCAGAGCTGGTAGATCAATCAAACACACAAGAACCCGCGCTAAATTATGCAAGGAGCTTCTCATACAATGATGCTGAAACAAGTGTTAGCATATCAAAGGCATTGGAG GAAGCATTTGAGAGCCCAAGTGAGCCGAACGCCAATGAAAGTGTAAATAAGTTAAAAATATCAACCTCGAATGTTGAGAATACTTCCAAAGGTCCTCAGAAATCCGTTATTGGTGCTAGAGCAACTGATTCTGCTCGAGTTATGAAGTTCACTAAGGTCCTTTCTGGGACCACAGTGATATTAG AGAAGTTGCGTGAGTTGGCTTGGAGTGGCATACCACCATATATGCGACCTGATGTGTGGAGGCTTCTTTTG GGATATGCACCATCTAATTCAGATAGAAGGGAGGGAGTTCTAAGAAGGAAGCGCCTCGAGTATCTTGACTGTGTTTCTCAATACTATGACATTCCAGATACTGAGCGTTCAGATGATGAGATAAACATGCTTCGTCAG ATTTCTGTTGATTGCCCAAGAACCGTGCCGGATGTGTCTTTTTTTCAGCAAGAGCAAGTCCAGAAATCCTTGGAGCGCATCCTTTACACATG GGCAATTCGACATCCTGCAAGTGGATATGTTCAGGGAATAAATGATCTTGTTACTCCCTTTCTTGTGGTTTTCTTGTCAGAATACTTGGACGGTAGTGTGGATAGTTGGTCAATCTCTGATCTGTCTTCCGATCAAATATCTACAGTAGAAGCTGATTGCTATTGGTGCCTATCAAAGCTACTTGATGGTATGCAAGACCATTACACATTTGCTCAGCCAGGGATCCAGAGGCTTGTGTTCAAGCTAAAGGAATTGGTCAGGCGAATTGATG AACCTGTATCTAGACATGTGGAGGAGCAAGGGCTGGAATTTCTTCAGTTTGCTTTCCGGTGGTTCAACTGTCTTTTAATACGTGAG ATTCCCTTCCAACTTATTTCCCGCCTGTGGGATACATATCTTGCTGAAGGAGATGCATTGCCAGATTTCCTTGTGTATATTTTTGCCAGTTTTCTTTTAACG TGGTCAGAGGAGCTCAAGAAGCTTGATTTCCAAGAGTTGGTCATGTTTCTTCAACACCTACCAACTCATAACTGGACTGACCAGGAACTTGAGATGGTGCTTTCAAGAGCTTTCATGTGGCACAGTATGTTTAACAGCTCTCCCAGACATTTAGCCACCGGCTGA
- the LOC101301667 gene encoding probable bifunctional methylthioribulose-1-phosphate dehydratase/enolase-phosphatase E1 1-like isoform 2, giving the protein MAAVALNGVNLGTTSQAYLESKPVNDTKVLISDLCRQFYSLGWVSGTGGSITIKVHDESVPKPQQLVIMSPSGVQKERMLPEDMYVLSPTGTVLSSPSPKPYPNKPPKCSDCGPLFMKAYEMCNAGAVIHSHGIESCLVTMINPSSKEFRITHMEMIKGIKGHGYYDELVVPIIENTAYEYELTESLAKAIAAYPKATAVLVRNHGIYIWGDSWISAKTQAECYHYLFDAAIKLNQLGLDWSTPLHGPLHVGSGKHRDVSVKAWTADPDNNSKPRRCIVLDIEGTTTPISFVTDVLFPYARDNVERHLSETYDSAETKDDIKLLRCQVQDDLEKGVAGAVPIPSDEAGKEEVVGALVANVESMIKADRKITALKQLQGHIWRTGFEKNELKGVVFEDVPEALMKWHDQGIKVYIYSSGSRLAQRLLFGYSNYGDLRKYLSGFFDTTVGNKRETRSYAEIAESVGVDRPSEVLFLTDVFQEAVAAKAAGLEVIVSIRPGNGPLPDSHGFKTITSFSEI; this is encoded by the exons ATGGCAGCAGTGGCACTTAACGGAGTGAACCTCGGAACGACGTCGCAGGCATACTTGGAAAGCAAACCAGTCAACGACACAAAGGTTCTGATATCCGACCTGTGCCGTCAGTTCTACAGCCTCGGATGGGTGTCTGGGACCGGTGGTAGTATCACAATCAAAGTCCACGATGAATCTGTTCCTAAGCCTCAGCAACTCGTCATCATGTCCCCTTCTG GGGTACAGAAGGAGAGAATGTTACCGGAGGACATGTATGTGTTGTCTCCAACTGGGACTGTGTTGAGTTCTCCATCTCCAAAGCCCTATCCGAACAAGCCTCCCAAGTGTTCTGACTGTGGTCCTCTCTTTATGAAG GCATATGAGATGTGCAACGCGGGAGCTGTTATTCATAGTCATGGCATAGAATCATGTCTTGTAACCATGATCAATCCATCATCCAAAGAATTTCGA ATTACTCACATGGAGATGATCAAAGGAATCAAAGGGCATGGTTATTATGATGAACTTGTGGTCCCGATAATAGAGAATACTGCCTATGAGTATGAGCTCACAGAGTCCCTTGCCAAAGCT ATTGCAGCATACCCTAAAGCAACAGCTGTGCTTGTTCGTAATCATGGCATCTATATATGGGGAGACTCATGGATAAGTGCTAAGACTCAG GCCGAATGTTATCACTATCTCTTTGATGCTGCTATCAAACTTAACCAGTTGGGTTTGGATTGGTCTACTCCACTTCACGGTCCTCTACATGTAGGAAGTGGTAAGCATAGAGATGTATCTGTTAAGGCATGGACTGCAGATCCAGATAACAATTCTAAGCCACGG CGTTGCATTGTTCTTGACATTGAGGGGACTACTACTCCCATATCATTTGTGACTGATGTTCTCTTTCCATATGCTCGCGATAATGTAGAGAGGCATTTGTCTGAAACATATGACAGTGCAGAGACAAAGGATGACATAAAATTGTTGCGGTGCCAG GTTCAAGATGACCTGGAAAAAGGCGTTGCTGGTGCTGTTCCCATCCCCTCTGACGAAGCTGGAAAAGAGGAGGTTGTTGGAGCTTTGGTTGCTAATGTTGAATCTATGATAAAAGCTGATAGAAAGATCACAGCGTTGAAACAATTGCAA GGTCATATATGGCGAACTGGATTTGAAAAGAACGAATTGAAGGGTGTAGTCTTTGAGGATGTACCAGAAGCTCTCATGAAATGGCATGATCAGGGCATAAAG GTGTACATATACTCCAGCGGTAGTAGGTTGGCTCAAAGGCTTTTATTTGGGTACTCAAACTATGGGGACCTGAGAAAATATTTGTCTGGATTTTTTGACACAACAGTGGG GAACAAAAGAGAAACCAGAAGTTATGCTGAAATTGCCGAATCTGTTGGAGTTGATAGACCATCAGAGGTCTTGTTTCTGACAGACGTCTTTCAAGAAGCTGTAGCTGCAAAAGCGGCAG GATTGGAAGTGATTGTATCTATCAGACCAGGAAATGGGCCTCTTCCAGACTCTCATGGATTCAAGACAATCACTTCTTTCTCAGAGATCTGA